One region of Marivirga arenosa genomic DNA includes:
- a CDS encoding Lrp/AsnC ligand binding domain-containing protein: MENYQLDNTDLAILNILMQDARKPYTEVAEEVFVSPGTVHVRMRKMEKLGLIKNSQLQVDLSKLGLDVTAFLGVYLQKSSLYDDVVAALKEIPEIVDCHYTTGAYSMFVKIVCRDTNHLKNILHDSIQPISGIERTETFISLEESIKRQVQLNKS, translated from the coding sequence ATGGAAAATTATCAACTTGATAATACAGATTTAGCCATATTAAATATCCTAATGCAGGATGCGCGAAAACCCTACACTGAAGTAGCCGAAGAAGTATTTGTTTCTCCAGGGACTGTACATGTCAGAATGAGAAAGATGGAAAAACTAGGCTTAATTAAAAATTCTCAGCTACAAGTTGATTTGTCAAAACTAGGTTTGGATGTAACGGCATTTTTAGGAGTGTATCTCCAAAAAAGCTCTTTATACGATGATGTGGTAGCAGCCTTAAAGGAAATACCTGAAATAGTCGATTGCCATTATACTACAGGAGCATATTCTATGTTTGTAAAAATAGTTTGTAGAGACACCAATCACCTTAAAAACATATTACATGATTCAATTCAACCTATTTCCGGGATAGAAAGAACAGAGACTTTTATATCTTTGGAGGAAAGTATAAAAAGGCAAGTTCAACTAAATAAATCATAA
- a CDS encoding ATP-dependent Clp protease ATP-binding subunit — protein sequence MEAKFSNRVKEVISLSREEALRLGHDYIGTEHLLLGMVREGEGVAISLLKKLGVSLDELRGELERSTRGTATNNVKNLANIPLTKQSEKVLKITYLEAKIFKSQLIGTEHLLLSILRDEDNIASQVMEKFDVNYDVIKELLEYQTQNPMASSDTEDSDEDSGKIFGGGSRESGSSGGSKSSEKSKTPVLDNFGRDLTKMAEEDKLDPIVGREKEIERVAQILSRRKKNNPILIGEPGVGKTAIAEGLALRIIQRKVSRVLFNKRVVTLDLASLVAGTKYRGQFEERMKAVMNELEKSPNVILFIDELHTIVGAGGASGSLDASNMFKPALARGEIQCIGATTLDEYRQYIEKDGALARRFQMVMVDATTPEETKEILDNIKDKYEDHHNVNFTSEAIDACVKLSDRYISDRFLPDKAIDVMDEAGARVHLNNIHVPDSIVKLEASIEDIKKEKNKVVRSQKYEEAARLRDTEKKLIEDLETEKRKWEDETKAKRYTVTEENVAEVIAMMTGVPTKRVAENESVKLKGMADDLQGHVIGQDEAIQKLSKAIQRTRIGLKDPKKPIGSFVFLGPTGVGKTELAKVLSTYLFDKEDALIRIDMSEYMEKFSVSRLVGAPPGYVGYEEGGQLTEKVRRKPYSVVLLDEIEKAHPDVFNLLLQVLDDGILTDGLGRRVDFRNTIIIMTSNIGVRDLKDFGAGIGFSTAAKEENSNEVMKSTIQNALKKAFSPEFLNRLDDVIVFNSLEREHLHKIIDISLKKVFDRMLSLGYDIDLTEAAKDFLSKKGYDQQYGARPLNRAIQKYLEDLVAEEILNEKIKIGDSIIADHDGKSEHLFIKQKKKKKDDKKENKKEDTK from the coding sequence ATGGAAGCAAAATTTTCAAACAGAGTTAAAGAGGTTATTTCTTTAAGCCGAGAAGAGGCTTTAAGATTGGGCCACGACTATATAGGTACAGAGCACTTACTTTTAGGAATGGTAAGAGAAGGTGAAGGTGTGGCGATCAGTCTTTTGAAAAAGCTTGGCGTTTCGCTCGATGAACTTCGTGGCGAATTAGAAAGAAGTACAAGAGGAACTGCTACAAATAATGTTAAAAACTTAGCAAATATTCCTCTTACGAAGCAGTCTGAAAAAGTATTAAAAATTACTTATTTAGAAGCAAAGATTTTTAAAAGTCAATTAATTGGTACTGAGCACTTATTACTTTCTATTCTTAGAGATGAGGACAATATTGCCTCTCAAGTAATGGAGAAGTTTGATGTTAATTATGACGTTATTAAAGAGCTTTTAGAATATCAAACACAAAATCCTATGGCATCTTCTGATACTGAGGACAGCGATGAGGATTCTGGTAAAATTTTTGGCGGAGGTTCAAGAGAATCCGGTAGTTCAGGAGGATCGAAATCAAGTGAAAAATCTAAAACACCTGTTTTAGATAATTTTGGCCGTGATTTAACCAAAATGGCAGAGGAAGATAAGCTTGATCCTATTGTAGGCCGTGAAAAAGAGATTGAACGGGTAGCCCAAATTTTATCAAGAAGAAAGAAAAACAACCCAATCTTAATTGGTGAGCCAGGTGTTGGTAAAACAGCCATTGCTGAAGGTCTTGCTTTAAGAATTATTCAAAGAAAAGTATCAAGAGTACTCTTCAATAAAAGAGTAGTTACCTTAGACCTTGCTTCATTAGTGGCGGGTACCAAATATCGTGGACAGTTTGAGGAGAGAATGAAAGCTGTAATGAATGAATTGGAGAAATCTCCAAATGTCATTCTATTTATTGACGAGCTTCATACTATAGTTGGCGCTGGTGGTGCATCAGGATCATTAGATGCGAGCAATATGTTTAAGCCAGCTTTAGCAAGAGGCGAAATACAATGTATTGGTGCCACAACTTTAGATGAGTATCGTCAATATATTGAAAAAGACGGTGCATTAGCAAGACGTTTCCAAATGGTAATGGTAGATGCTACTACTCCTGAAGAAACAAAAGAGATATTAGACAATATTAAAGATAAATACGAAGATCACCATAATGTAAATTTCACTAGCGAGGCTATTGATGCGTGTGTGAAGTTAAGTGATCGATATATCTCTGATAGATTCTTGCCTGATAAAGCAATTGATGTGATGGATGAAGCTGGGGCTAGAGTTCACTTAAATAATATCCATGTTCCAGATTCAATTGTTAAGTTAGAAGCTTCAATTGAGGACATCAAAAAAGAAAAGAATAAAGTTGTAAGAAGTCAGAAATACGAAGAAGCAGCTCGATTAAGAGATACTGAGAAAAAGCTTATTGAGGACTTAGAAACTGAAAAGAGAAAGTGGGAAGATGAAACCAAAGCAAAGCGATATACCGTAACGGAAGAGAATGTTGCTGAGGTAATTGCTATGATGACTGGCGTTCCTACTAAACGCGTGGCTGAAAACGAAAGCGTTAAACTTAAAGGAATGGCAGATGACCTTCAAGGTCATGTAATTGGTCAGGATGAAGCAATTCAAAAACTTTCAAAAGCAATTCAAAGGACCAGAATTGGATTGAAAGATCCTAAAAAACCAATTGGTTCATTCGTTTTCTTAGGCCCAACTGGTGTTGGTAAAACTGAGTTAGCAAAGGTTTTATCTACTTATTTATTCGATAAAGAGGATGCTCTAATCAGAATTGATATGAGTGAGTATATGGAGAAATTCTCCGTATCAAGACTAGTGGGTGCGCCTCCGGGTTATGTTGGGTATGAAGAGGGTGGTCAGCTTACTGAAAAAGTAAGAAGAAAACCTTATTCGGTAGTTTTATTAGATGAGATTGAAAAAGCTCACCCTGATGTGTTTAACCTATTGCTTCAAGTATTGGATGATGGGATCCTTACTGACGGTTTAGGAAGAAGGGTAGACTTTAGAAATACAATTATCATCATGACTTCAAATATTGGAGTGCGTGATCTTAAAGACTTTGGTGCTGGAATAGGATTCTCAACAGCCGCAAAAGAGGAGAACTCTAATGAGGTGATGAAATCAACCATTCAAAATGCCTTGAAAAAAGCATTTAGTCCTGAATTCCTAAATAGATTGGATGATGTTATTGTATTTAATAGTCTTGAAAGAGAGCACTTACATAAAATCATTGATATTTCATTGAAAAAAGTATTTGACAGAATGCTTTCTTTAGGATATGATATTGATTTAACTGAAGCAGCTAAAGACTTCTTATCTAAGAAAGGATATGATCAACAATATGGCGCAAGACCATTGAACAGAGCTATTCAGAAATATTTAGAAGATTTAGTAGCGGAAGAAATATTAAATGAAAAAATAAAAATTGGCGATTCCATCATAGCAGATCACGATGGCAAGAGCGAACACCTCTTCATCAAGCAGAAGAAAAAGAAGAAGGACGATAAGAAAGAAAATAAAAAAGAGGATACGAAATAA
- a CDS encoding WbqC family protein, translating to MENSILIDLQYLPSIAFFSAIEGQNELILEAEEYFEKQTYRNRCHLLSSQQIEVLTVPLFGANKKIKSKDIKIDNSQSWNKKHWRTIQTCYGKSPFFEFFAEEFKSIYEKKYNLLWDLNFDLLTICLKITNQPIKITESVSYKKSVSGNVIDARSLIHPKKANFLNKFYKSIPYGQSFGNEFESNLSVLDLIMNEGPNTKTVIKQSKIK from the coding sequence ATGGAAAACTCCATATTAATAGACTTACAATACCTTCCTTCTATTGCTTTTTTTTCTGCTATTGAAGGTCAAAATGAATTAATTCTTGAAGCAGAGGAATATTTTGAAAAGCAAACCTACAGAAATAGGTGTCATTTATTATCCTCACAGCAAATTGAAGTATTGACTGTTCCACTCTTTGGCGCAAATAAAAAAATTAAAAGCAAGGATATTAAAATAGATAATTCTCAATCTTGGAATAAAAAACACTGGAGAACCATTCAAACCTGCTATGGTAAATCTCCTTTTTTCGAATTTTTTGCTGAAGAATTTAAATCCATCTATGAGAAGAAATATAATTTGTTATGGGATTTAAATTTTGATTTACTGACAATCTGTCTCAAAATCACAAATCAACCTATAAAAATTACCGAATCAGTCAGCTATAAAAAAAGTGTTTCAGGAAACGTTATAGACGCCAGATCGTTAATACATCCTAAAAAAGCCAATTTTTTAAACAAATTTTATAAGTCCATTCCCTATGGCCAAAGTTTTGGCAATGAATTTGAGTCAAATTTAAGTGTATTGGACTTGATCATGAATGAAGGACCAAACACAAAAACTGTTATTAAACAGTCAAAAATTAAATAA
- a CDS encoding L-threonylcarbamoyladenylate synthase — translation MAAEFIKLFEENPDPRKIKHIVERLKDGAVVIYPTDTIYGLGCDLTNRKAIDKLCWVKGIKPGKINLSFICEDMSHISDYVKNLSTPTFKIMKKNLPGPFTFILPANSNVPKIVNANKKTVGIRIPNNNIPIEIVKSLGNPLISTSIREDDDIVEYPTDPEKIYENFKNLVDIVIDGGYGKNIPSTVIDCTVEPAEIIREGLGEVQ, via the coding sequence ATGGCTGCAGAATTTATAAAATTATTTGAAGAAAATCCTGATCCTAGGAAAATCAAGCACATAGTTGAGCGATTAAAAGATGGTGCCGTTGTCATCTACCCTACTGATACTATTTACGGATTAGGCTGTGATTTAACCAATAGAAAAGCCATTGATAAACTATGCTGGGTAAAAGGAATAAAGCCAGGAAAGATTAATTTGTCTTTTATATGTGAAGATATGAGCCATATCTCTGATTATGTAAAAAACCTGTCTACTCCTACCTTCAAAATCATGAAGAAAAATTTACCGGGCCCTTTTACATTTATTTTACCTGCAAACAGTAATGTTCCTAAAATCGTAAATGCGAATAAAAAAACGGTTGGGATAAGAATCCCTAACAATAATATTCCTATTGAAATAGTGAAAAGTTTAGGAAACCCCTTGATTTCGACCTCAATTCGTGAAGATGATGACATAGTGGAATACCCAACTGATCCTGAAAAGATTTATGAGAATTTTAAAAATCTTGTGGATATCGTGATTGATGGTGGTTATGGTAAAAATATCCCATCTACCGTTATTGACTGCACTGTTGAGCCAGCAGAAATTATCCGTGAAGGACTAGGAGAGGTTCAATAA
- the mltG gene encoding endolytic transglycosylase MltG, whose protein sequence is MNRNKFLIGFVVVFSILLTSFVFYFYQVFFSENILVEKGDEIILIEEDMDFKDLQDMVYDRGIVNDMLSFSFVAKILEYQENMKPGLYLMKKDMTNLQAVRMLRAGNQVPTSTTFNNVRLKPDLAGKITDNLQADSAQFLKLLNNDSLITAYGFNQQNIMSMFIPNTYEVYYTISEQALFDKMYAEYQRFWTDERKQKAEKLGLTPLEVSALASIVQAESVQSDERPKIAEVYLNRLERNMALQADPALVYAVGDFTIKRVLNVHKEVDSPYNLYKYRGLPPGPINLPEIESIDAVLNPDDHNYLYFCAKPDFSGYHTFATNLRQHNINARAYQNALNRSNIYR, encoded by the coding sequence ATGAATAGAAATAAATTTTTAATAGGTTTTGTAGTAGTGTTTTCTATCTTACTAACATCCTTTGTCTTTTACTTCTATCAAGTGTTCTTCTCTGAAAATATTTTAGTGGAAAAGGGAGATGAAATTATTTTGATAGAAGAGGATATGGATTTCAAGGATTTGCAGGATATGGTGTATGATAGAGGAATTGTAAATGATATGTTGTCCTTTAGTTTTGTGGCTAAAATTCTGGAATACCAAGAGAATATGAAGCCGGGTTTGTATTTGATGAAAAAGGATATGACCAATCTTCAAGCAGTAAGAATGCTTAGGGCAGGTAATCAGGTTCCTACCTCTACTACTTTTAATAATGTTAGATTAAAACCGGATTTAGCAGGCAAAATTACGGATAATCTTCAGGCAGATTCAGCTCAGTTTCTGAAGTTATTGAATAATGATTCATTGATTACTGCATATGGTTTTAATCAGCAAAACATCATGAGTATGTTCATTCCTAATACTTATGAAGTGTATTATACTATTTCAGAGCAAGCCTTATTTGATAAAATGTATGCCGAATATCAAAGGTTCTGGACAGACGAAAGAAAACAAAAAGCAGAAAAATTAGGTCTAACGCCTTTAGAGGTAAGTGCTTTAGCTTCTATCGTTCAGGCAGAGAGTGTTCAGTCAGATGAAAGACCAAAAATTGCTGAAGTATATTTAAATAGACTGGAGCGAAATATGGCACTTCAGGCAGATCCTGCTTTAGTATATGCAGTGGGTGATTTTACTATTAAAAGAGTGCTAAATGTTCATAAAGAGGTAGATTCTCCCTACAATTTGTATAAATACAGAGGTTTACCACCAGGGCCAATTAATTTACCTGAAATAGAATCAATTGATGCAGTTTTGAATCCCGATGATCATAATTATCTTTATTTCTGTGCGAAGCCTGATTTTTCTGGATATCATACTTTTGCCACTAATTTAAGGCAGCATAATATTAATGCCAGAGCTTATCAAAACGCATTGAATCGTTCAAATATTTATAGATAA
- a CDS encoding acyl-CoA thioesterase has protein sequence MYQFEHKMRVRYAETDQMGYVYYGNYATYFEVARAESIRSLGLTYREIEEEGVIMPVLENYSKYLRPARYDDELTIKLSIPKLPDTRIRYEYELYKEEKLIHKGYTVLVFVDRNTGKPCKMPEILAKIMNPYFK, from the coding sequence ATGTATCAATTTGAGCATAAAATGAGAGTCCGCTATGCGGAAACGGACCAAATGGGTTATGTTTATTATGGTAATTACGCTACTTATTTTGAGGTAGCCAGGGCTGAATCTATTCGTAGCCTTGGTTTAACTTACCGAGAAATTGAGGAGGAAGGGGTGATAATGCCTGTGTTAGAAAATTATTCGAAATATTTAAGACCTGCTCGATATGATGATGAATTGACTATTAAATTGTCAATCCCTAAATTACCTGATACCCGAATCAGATATGAATATGAACTTTATAAAGAAGAGAAGTTAATTCATAAAGGATATACAGTTTTAGTGTTTGTAGATAGAAATACAGGGAAACCTTGTAAAATGCCTGAAATTTTAGCTAAAATTATGAATCCCTATTTTAAATGA
- a CDS encoding YihY/virulence factor BrkB family protein, giving the protein MKFKYLRIIMSIGFLRNLIHFLKRKRLKRSGVSYFTLVKIFLNELGDHNLIERANNVAFQFTLAIFPAIIFLFTLIPYLPIDNLQMEVMGLLEETMPASVYEVAQSTIIDILSKSRGDLLSVGFIFALYFATNGTSALMTAFNQTYRTKDSRGFIKAKAIAIGLTFLLAFVLVASILLLIVAQQIIFFLEDFGIINDNLEVYIFIGLRFLVIFFLFQIAISVIYYWAPAIHKRWHFFNPGSILATFLCLAASFGFSFYINNFGTYNKLYGSIGALIAIMIWFSFLSLFLIIGLELNVTLDKAKENKIDC; this is encoded by the coding sequence ATGAAGTTTAAATATTTAAGAATCATAATGTCTATTGGCTTTTTAAGGAATTTAATTCATTTCTTAAAAAGAAAGCGTTTGAAAAGGAGTGGTGTTTCCTATTTTACTCTTGTCAAGATATTTTTGAATGAGTTAGGGGATCATAATTTGATAGAAAGAGCCAATAATGTCGCCTTTCAATTTACTCTGGCCATTTTTCCTGCGATAATATTTTTATTCACACTTATCCCTTATTTGCCGATAGATAATTTACAGATGGAGGTCATGGGCTTGTTAGAAGAAACCATGCCGGCATCTGTTTACGAAGTTGCTCAATCAACCATCATTGATATTTTGTCAAAGTCGAGAGGAGACTTACTTTCTGTCGGTTTTATTTTTGCATTGTATTTTGCAACGAACGGAACAAGTGCACTGATGACTGCCTTTAATCAGACTTATCGAACAAAGGATAGTAGAGGGTTTATCAAAGCAAAAGCCATTGCTATTGGCCTGACTTTCCTATTAGCCTTTGTACTTGTAGCTTCTATTCTATTATTAATTGTAGCACAACAGATCATTTTTTTTCTTGAAGATTTTGGCATAATAAATGACAACTTAGAAGTTTACATATTTATAGGGTTACGGTTTTTAGTTATCTTTTTCTTATTCCAAATTGCTATTTCGGTGATTTATTATTGGGCACCTGCCATTCATAAGAGATGGCATTTTTTTAATCCTGGTTCTATTTTAGCTACTTTTTTATGTTTAGCAGCCTCTTTTGGCTTTTCGTTTTACATTAATAATTTCGGAACCTATAATAAATTATATGGGTCTATTGGAGCCCTTATTGCGATTATGATTTGGTTCTCGTTTTTATCCTTATTTTTAATAATTGGACTAGAGTTAAATGTGACTTTAGACAAGGCAAAAGAGAATAAAATTGATTGTTGA
- a CDS encoding TlpA family protein disulfide reductase, giving the protein MNPNFKSKLLQVFYSLLLIPLWGLGLLQIDIANDFTRLLTFLFTAYIILFLKYKQMINKGVLLIGPTFYMVATIIIRPIDELILFPITWIYFMFIILLLFGELKLLRSHIFILFIIIAFIFKDELKEEESSFSNFSKEYDYIRKPDLLLEYEFINYLKDTVHIDTQGKPVLIETWNETCKPCIASIQEMEDDLGSYNSFHHIYLYQSNSLKSLALDSIINYKFITDKSKIYVDVNNRLLKSMDLKSYPFFIIFNSEGEMKKYFSGYKSEYKNEILNKLLNEIAKSK; this is encoded by the coding sequence TTGAATCCAAACTTTAAATCTAAATTACTTCAAGTATTCTATTCATTGCTTCTTATTCCATTATGGGGATTAGGCTTATTGCAGATTGATATTGCCAATGATTTTACAAGATTGCTCACCTTTTTATTTACAGCATATATAATTCTATTTTTGAAATATAAGCAAATGATTAATAAAGGGGTATTATTGATAGGTCCTACATTCTATATGGTAGCAACTATTATAATCCGGCCCATTGATGAATTGATACTTTTTCCAATTACTTGGATTTATTTCATGTTTATTATTCTTCTATTATTTGGGGAATTAAAATTATTGCGCAGCCATATTTTTATACTTTTTATCATAATAGCTTTTATTTTTAAGGATGAATTAAAGGAGGAAGAATCAAGCTTTTCAAATTTCAGCAAAGAATATGATTACATCAGGAAACCTGATTTGTTGTTAGAATATGAATTTATAAATTATCTGAAAGATACTGTCCATATAGATACTCAAGGGAAGCCAGTGTTAATTGAAACCTGGAATGAAACGTGTAAACCATGTATTGCCTCTATTCAGGAAATGGAAGATGATTTAGGTTCATATAATAGCTTTCATCACATTTATTTATATCAATCTAATTCATTAAAGTCATTAGCATTAGATTCCATAATAAATTATAAATTCATAACTGACAAATCCAAAATATACGTAGATGTGAATAATCGCTTATTGAAAAGTATGGATTTAAAATCATATCCTTTCTTCATTATTTTTAATTCGGAAGGAGAAATGAAAAAATACTTTAGTGGGTATAAATCAGAATATAAAAATGAAATATTAAATAAGCTTTTAAATGAAATTGCTAAATCAAAATGA
- a CDS encoding CPBP family glutamic-type intramembrane protease gives MNIIKFIRNPKEKIEKDQSIFQMILEFIVLFFLCIGLGAIALFLTELLRNSGLIPQYVREYDETTKAIRSNILFVAILFPIMEELAFRLYLLRSNLNIFISSLFITHMISSAFIFQTSSFSLEEYGVLRTVISFSTAFLVLLIYRSKTISLGFKSLYFTSAFFFGLVHIYNYDYTNFQIFIFAILICTPQIIGGFIFGYTRIKYGIVGAIILHGLVNGVPQMIL, from the coding sequence ATGAACATTATTAAATTTATAAGAAATCCAAAAGAAAAAATTGAGAAAGACCAATCAATCTTTCAAATGATATTGGAATTCATTGTGCTTTTCTTTTTATGTATAGGTTTAGGAGCCATTGCATTGTTTTTAACAGAACTACTAAGGAATTCGGGACTCATTCCACAATATGTTAGAGAATATGACGAAACGACAAAGGCTATAAGAAGCAATATTTTATTTGTTGCAATTCTTTTTCCGATCATGGAGGAATTAGCCTTTAGACTTTACTTACTTCGAAGTAATTTAAATATTTTTATCTCTAGTTTATTTATAACACATATGATTTCTTCGGCATTTATTTTTCAAACATCTTCCTTTTCGTTGGAGGAATATGGAGTGCTGAGAACTGTAATTAGTTTTTCTACTGCCTTCTTGGTCTTGCTTATTTATAGAAGCAAAACAATTTCATTAGGATTTAAGTCACTGTATTTTACCTCAGCATTTTTTTTTGGACTAGTTCATATCTATAATTACGATTATACAAATTTTCAAATATTTATATTCGCTATCCTTATTTGTACACCTCAAATTATTGGAGGTTTTATCTTTGGATATACAAGGATAAAATATGGTATAGTTGGAGCTATAATTTTACACGGATTAGTAAATGGAGTACCACAAATGATTTTATAA
- a CDS encoding DCC1-like thiol-disulfide oxidoreductase family protein — MKSIIAKFTDNKYSIVLLFFLWSKYIFYTKFGLHYFDYNQGDSEFLAKLVYSINPLQLDLFILLCLFIQKRIFYFIGIVLCLVQIVLSDSVSIQHHIASCCIFIWIFVNQLNLKKPQLLFGRIIGSFILAGALFTNLTPDLFSTEHKSEFLNVISEFVNIPYLNLIVKTTVVVLSFTFLLLGLSASLPIATAFGIVVSISFGIFDVLGPIIGLMLTLVILKFHKTTILTVYFDQNCGICMKVYKIFETLNSSYLKLSLLQEANNEINQEMAYTYIASKSMEKSYYGYDTYHEILSRIPVFSLLYPIMKLELVSKIGRSIYRKVANSRTCKIS; from the coding sequence ATGAAATCAATAATCGCAAAATTCACAGATAATAAATATTCGATAGTTTTACTCTTTTTTTTGTGGAGTAAGTATATTTTTTATACAAAATTTGGATTGCATTATTTTGATTATAACCAAGGGGATAGTGAATTTTTAGCAAAACTAGTATATTCAATAAACCCACTGCAATTAGACTTATTCATTCTATTATGTTTATTTATTCAAAAAAGGATCTTCTACTTTATAGGTATTGTTCTTTGTTTAGTACAGATTGTTCTCTCCGACTCTGTTAGCATTCAACATCATATTGCTTCATGCTGTATATTCATCTGGATATTTGTTAATCAGCTTAACCTCAAGAAGCCTCAACTACTTTTTGGACGAATTATAGGTAGTTTTATTTTAGCGGGAGCTCTTTTTACAAATTTAACGCCCGACTTGTTTAGTACAGAGCACAAATCGGAGTTTCTAAACGTCATCAGTGAGTTTGTAAATATACCGTACTTAAATCTAATTGTTAAAACTACTGTTGTAGTTTTATCTTTCACATTTTTACTCTTGGGGTTAAGTGCTTCATTACCAATAGCAACTGCATTTGGCATAGTAGTTTCGATATCATTTGGAATATTCGATGTTTTAGGACCAATAATAGGACTCATGCTGACTTTAGTAATCTTGAAATTTCATAAGACTACTATTCTCACAGTATATTTTGACCAAAATTGTGGTATCTGCATGAAAGTTTACAAAATCTTCGAAACACTTAATTCGAGCTATTTAAAGCTATCCTTATTACAGGAAGCTAATAATGAGATTAATCAAGAGATGGCCTACACTTACATAGCCTCAAAAAGTATGGAAAAATCTTATTACGGCTATGATACTTACCATGAAATTCTTTCTAGAATTCCTGTTTTTTCATTACTGTACCCGATCATGAAGCTGGAACTAGTATCAAAAATAGGGCGGAGTATTTATCGGAAAGTAGCAAATAGTCGTACATGTAAAATTTCTTAA